A genomic region of Herbaspirillum sp. DW155 contains the following coding sequences:
- a CDS encoding biotin-dependent carboxyltransferase family protein — MTIKVKQPGLATTVQDGGREGYYHLGIPPSGALDQYALRSANLLVGNPATTSALECSLMGPQLEFQCDALVAVTGARMQPRVDGSDRPLDTAFKVRSGQVLSFDYPKAGARSYLAIAGGIGVPLVLESRATYALGALGGWHGRKLAKDDELPLGRASSQAVEGRALPLSLVPVFDREAALRVVPGLYIHRLTDDAVERFFADTWTVASEADRIGYRFKGGQPMQFRPREQPFGAGSDPSNIVDACYPIGSIQIPGGVEPIVLLRDAVSGGGYATIGTVISADLDLIGQLQPNHKAQFVRVTLEQALEARRQYQQRFLRLGSLLGG; from the coding sequence ATGACGATTAAGGTGAAACAGCCCGGCCTGGCGACCACGGTGCAGGACGGCGGCCGCGAAGGCTACTACCACCTGGGCATTCCGCCCTCCGGCGCACTGGACCAATACGCCCTGCGCAGCGCCAACCTGCTGGTGGGCAACCCCGCCACCACCTCGGCTCTGGAATGCAGCCTGATGGGACCGCAGCTGGAGTTCCAGTGCGATGCACTGGTCGCCGTCACCGGCGCGCGCATGCAGCCGCGCGTGGATGGCAGTGACCGGCCGCTCGATACCGCCTTCAAGGTGCGCAGCGGCCAGGTACTCAGCTTCGACTATCCCAAGGCCGGCGCGCGCAGCTATCTCGCCATCGCCGGTGGCATCGGCGTGCCGCTGGTGCTGGAAAGTCGCGCCACCTATGCGCTGGGCGCACTCGGTGGATGGCATGGCCGCAAGCTGGCCAAGGACGACGAACTGCCGCTGGGCCGCGCGTCCTCGCAGGCCGTCGAAGGGCGTGCCCTGCCGCTGTCACTGGTCCCGGTGTTCGACCGCGAAGCCGCGCTGCGCGTGGTGCCGGGGCTGTACATACATCGCCTCACGGACGACGCCGTGGAGCGCTTCTTTGCCGATACCTGGACCGTGGCTTCGGAAGCGGACCGCATCGGCTACCGCTTCAAGGGCGGCCAGCCCATGCAGTTCCGACCGCGTGAACAACCCTTCGGCGCCGGCTCGGATCCGTCCAATATCGTCGATGCCTGCTACCCCATCGGTTCGATCCAGATCCCCGGTGGCGTGGAGCCCATCGTGCTGTTGCGCGATGCCGTGTCCGGTGGTGGTTACGCCACCATCGGCACCGTCATCAGCGCCGACCTCGACCTGATCGGACAACTGCAACCCAACCACAAGGCGCAGTTCGTGCGCGTGACGCTGGAGCAGGCGCTGGAGGCGCGGCGCCAGTACCAGCAGCGTTTCCTGCGCCTTGGCAGTCTCCTGGGCGGCTGA
- a CDS encoding branched-chain amino acid ABC transporter ATP-binding protein/permease codes for MTAFTSHRAAVPALFFVIVLALPLLGLPPFWVTLLSYVGLYAIVALGLVLLTGVAGLISFGQAAFVGIGAYTTAYLTTQFGLSPWLGLLAGIALTGLSAFLIGALTMRISGHYLPLSTIAWGLSLYYLFGNLEMLGKHDGINGIPAIAIGSVTFGNGASMYLLIWAVVIVALVSVLNFLDSRAGRAVRALRFGTVMPEAMGVDTARLKIVVFVYAAVLAGISGWLYAHLQQAVNPTPFGLKYGIDYLLMVVVGGAGHVWGALLGAGLLAVLSNFLQEWLPGVLGTGGNFEAIVFGIALVIFLQFANEGLWPRVQARFARRLPRQLPVDAAPLTQLPKPVRGEVILEVEAARKQFGGLVAVNDVSFSVKAGEIVGLIGPNGAGKSTTFNLVTGVLSITSGKLNYRGQSLAGLSSRAISSRGIARTFQHVRLVPGMSVLENAAMGAFRRGEFAPQRGILASLVRGNRKEEARILSEARRQLERVGLGELIDRPAGSLALGQQRILEIARALCCDPALLLLDEPAAGLRLQEKQALAALLDKLRGEGMAVLLVEHDMDFVMQLTDHIVVMEFGSKIAEGTPAQIQVHPAVLEAYLGGAQ; via the coding sequence ATGACTGCATTCACATCGCATCGCGCCGCCGTGCCGGCGCTGTTCTTCGTTATCGTACTGGCGCTGCCATTGCTGGGCCTGCCGCCGTTCTGGGTGACGCTGCTGTCCTATGTAGGCCTGTATGCCATCGTCGCGTTGGGGCTGGTGCTGCTGACCGGCGTGGCCGGGCTGATCTCCTTCGGGCAGGCGGCCTTTGTCGGCATCGGTGCCTATACCACGGCGTATCTGACCACGCAGTTCGGGCTCTCGCCGTGGCTGGGTCTGCTGGCCGGCATTGCGCTCACGGGATTGTCGGCCTTTCTGATCGGCGCGCTCACCATGCGCATTTCCGGTCATTACCTGCCGCTGTCCACGATAGCCTGGGGGCTGTCGCTGTACTACCTGTTCGGCAATCTGGAGATGCTGGGCAAGCATGACGGCATCAATGGCATCCCCGCCATTGCCATCGGCAGCGTCACGTTCGGCAATGGGGCGTCGATGTACCTGCTGATCTGGGCCGTGGTGATCGTGGCGCTGGTGTCGGTGCTCAACTTCCTCGATTCGCGCGCGGGCCGTGCGGTGCGTGCGCTCAGGTTCGGCACCGTGATGCCCGAGGCGATGGGGGTGGACACGGCCCGGCTGAAGATCGTCGTCTTCGTCTATGCGGCAGTGCTGGCGGGCATTTCCGGCTGGCTCTATGCGCACCTGCAACAGGCGGTCAATCCCACGCCCTTCGGCCTGAAGTACGGCATCGACTATCTGCTGATGGTGGTGGTGGGCGGTGCCGGTCATGTGTGGGGGGCGCTTCTCGGTGCGGGCCTGCTGGCGGTGCTGAGCAATTTTCTGCAGGAGTGGTTGCCGGGCGTGCTGGGCACGGGCGGCAATTTCGAAGCCATCGTCTTTGGCATCGCGCTGGTGATCTTCCTGCAGTTCGCCAACGAGGGCTTGTGGCCACGTGTGCAGGCGCGCTTCGCACGCCGCCTGCCGCGTCAGTTGCCGGTGGATGCGGCCCCGCTGACGCAGCTTCCCAAGCCGGTGCGCGGGGAGGTGATCCTGGAGGTGGAGGCCGCCCGCAAGCAGTTCGGTGGACTGGTGGCGGTCAATGATGTGAGCTTCTCGGTCAAGGCCGGAGAGATCGTCGGGCTGATCGGGCCCAATGGTGCGGGCAAGTCCACCACCTTCAATCTGGTCACCGGGGTGCTGTCCATCACCAGCGGCAAGCTCAATTATCGCGGGCAGTCGCTGGCGGGATTGTCGTCACGCGCCATCTCCAGCCGTGGTATTGCACGCACCTTCCAGCACGTGCGGCTGGTACCGGGCATGAGCGTGCTGGAGAACGCCGCCATGGGCGCGTTCCGGCGCGGCGAGTTCGCGCCTCAGCGCGGCATCCTCGCCAGCCTGGTGCGCGGCAATCGCAAGGAAGAGGCGCGCATCCTCAGCGAAGCGCGGCGACAACTGGAACGCGTGGGACTGGGCGAGCTGATCGACCGGCCTGCCGGCAGCCTGGCGCTGGGCCAGCAGCGCATTCTGGAAATCGCCCGTGCGCTGTGTTGCGATCCGGCCCTGTTGCTGCTGGATGAACCCGCTGCCGGTCTGCGCCTGCAGGAAAAGCAGGCGCTGGCCGCCTTGCTCGACAAACTGCGTGGCGAGGGCATGGCGGTGCTGCTGGTGGAGCACGACATGGATTTCGTGATGCAACTGACCGACCACATCGTGGTCATGGAATTCGGCAGCAAGATTGCCGAGGGCACGCCGGCCCAGATCCAAGTCCACCCGGCCGTGCTGGAAGCCTATCTGGGAGGAGCCCAATGA
- a CDS encoding ABC transporter ATP-binding protein → MMTSAGAAPEVHATTAPVLLEVSALSARYGKVPALTGAALSLRAGQIVTVIGPNGAGKSTLLNAMMGALPAGAAASGHIAFAGEEVSQMEVEERVARGLSLVPEKRELFTSMTVEDNLLLGAYKRRRNGESGYLDQQEFVYALFPRLKERRRQAAGTLSGGERQMLAVGRALMAKPKVLMLDEPSLGLAPLITREILSIISQLRSTGVATLLVEQNARAALQVADYGYVLEMGEIVCEGAAGVLAADKKIVESYLGVARH, encoded by the coding sequence ATGATGACCTCTGCCGGCGCCGCGCCCGAGGTCCACGCCACCACCGCCCCCGTGCTGCTGGAAGTCAGTGCTCTTTCGGCCCGCTATGGCAAGGTGCCGGCATTGACCGGGGCGGCCTTGTCGCTGCGTGCCGGCCAGATCGTGACCGTCATCGGACCCAATGGCGCGGGCAAGTCGACCTTGCTCAATGCCATGATGGGCGCACTGCCAGCGGGGGCGGCGGCCAGCGGGCATATCGCTTTCGCGGGCGAGGAGGTGAGCCAGATGGAAGTCGAAGAGCGGGTCGCACGCGGCCTGTCGCTGGTGCCGGAAAAGCGTGAATTGTTTACCTCCATGACGGTGGAAGACAATCTCTTGCTGGGCGCCTACAAGCGGCGCCGCAATGGCGAGTCCGGCTATCTGGATCAGCAGGAATTCGTCTATGCGCTGTTCCCGCGCCTGAAGGAGCGGCGCAGGCAGGCTGCCGGTACGCTCTCCGGCGGCGAGCGCCAGATGCTGGCCGTGGGGCGCGCGCTGATGGCCAAACCGAAGGTGCTGATGCTGGATGAACCCAGCCTCGGACTGGCACCGCTGATCACGCGGGAAATTCTTTCCATCATCAGCCAGTTGCGCAGTACCGGTGTGGCGACCTTGCTGGTGGAACAGAATGCGCGCGCGGCCCTGCAGGTGGCCGATTACGGGTATGTGCTGGAGATGGGCGAGATTGTCTGCGAGGGTGCAGCCGGGGTGCTGGCGGCGGACAAGAAGATCGTGGAGAGTTATCTGGGGGTGGCGCGGCATTGA
- a CDS encoding branched-chain amino acid ABC transporter permease yields MDTSILTVLIQDGITTGAIYALLSLALVLVFSVTRVIFLPQGEFVAFGALTLAAIQNGHAPGTALLLVALGGVTLAVEAGSALRLAANRARLLRRLPLLLVMHIGLPLVLYGLTLYMDLQALAMPWQILLALLIVVPMGPMIYRVAYQPLAHSSVLVLLIVSLGVHLAMVGLGLLMFGPEGTNTKPFTELQFNLGDSPVSGQSVIVLVTVAALIAVIYLFFERTLTGKALRATAVNRLGARLVGVGINQAGKLSFAMSAGIGALCGILIAPFTIVNYESGFIIALKGFVGAIFGGLASYPVAALGSVSVGLIESFSSFWASAFKELIVFTVIIPILLWRSLTSHHIDEEA; encoded by the coding sequence ATGGATACGAGCATTCTGACCGTGCTGATCCAGGACGGCATCACGACCGGCGCCATCTATGCGCTGCTGTCGCTGGCGCTGGTACTGGTGTTTTCAGTGACACGGGTGATTTTTCTGCCGCAGGGCGAGTTCGTCGCTTTCGGCGCGCTGACGCTGGCGGCGATCCAGAACGGGCATGCCCCCGGCACCGCTTTGCTGCTGGTAGCGCTCGGTGGCGTGACGCTGGCTGTGGAGGCGGGCAGCGCCTTGCGTCTGGCGGCGAATCGCGCACGCCTGCTGCGCCGCCTGCCGCTGCTGCTGGTCATGCACATCGGCCTGCCGCTGGTGCTCTACGGACTGACGCTTTATATGGACCTGCAGGCGCTGGCCATGCCCTGGCAGATTCTGCTGGCGCTGTTGATCGTGGTACCGATGGGACCGATGATTTATCGCGTGGCCTATCAGCCGCTGGCGCATTCGAGCGTGCTGGTGCTGCTGATCGTCTCCCTCGGCGTGCATCTGGCGATGGTCGGGCTGGGTCTGTTGATGTTCGGCCCGGAAGGGACCAACACCAAGCCTTTCACCGAGCTGCAATTCAATCTCGGCGACAGCCCGGTCTCGGGCCAGAGCGTGATCGTGCTGGTGACGGTGGCCGCCCTGATCGCCGTGATCTACCTCTTCTTCGAACGCACGCTGACCGGCAAGGCCTTGCGCGCCACTGCCGTCAACCGCCTCGGTGCGCGGCTGGTGGGGGTGGGCATCAACCAGGCGGGCAAGCTGTCCTTCGCGATGTCGGCCGGGATCGGCGCGCTGTGCGGCATCCTGATTGCGCCCTTCACCATCGTCAACTATGAGTCGGGCTTCATCATCGCCCTGAAAGGCTTTGTGGGGGCGATCTTCGGCGGGCTGGCGAGTTATCCGGTTGCGGCGCTGGGTTCGGTATCGGTCGGACTGATCGAGAGTTTTTCTTCCTTCTGGGCCAGTGCCTTCAAGGAACTGATCGTCTTCACGGTCATCATCCCCATCCTGTTGTGGCGCTCGCTGACCAGCCATCACATCGACGAAGAAGCCTGA
- a CDS encoding allophanate hydrolase subunit 1, producing the protein MNSPQSLPSTPIRYSIAGDEHLFAEVSESMSLEAFFRAMAITRAVEQLALPGVLDVCLANASFQIRFNPDLIHPLALLEQVQALEASTTAERRIQTRIIEVPVLYDDPWTNETQARFRDRHQDPSSTDLQYAARINGYDEVQAFIAAHSGTPWFVSMVGFVAGLPFMYQMVGQDKQLQVPKYLRPRTDTPRLTLGHGGCFGCIYSVRGAGGYQMFGVTPAPIYDPAQGLPYLRESMVFFRAGDIVQFKPIDRAGYDAAIAAVEAGRFDLRIRAASFDLDAFQADPTACIHALKEALHDD; encoded by the coding sequence ATGAACAGCCCACAATCCCTGCCCTCCACCCCGATCCGCTACAGCATCGCCGGTGATGAACACCTCTTTGCGGAAGTATCCGAATCGATGTCGCTGGAAGCCTTCTTCCGCGCCATGGCCATCACCCGCGCCGTGGAGCAACTGGCGCTGCCCGGCGTACTGGATGTGTGCCTGGCCAATGCCTCCTTCCAGATCCGTTTCAACCCCGACCTGATCCATCCGCTGGCTCTGCTGGAACAGGTCCAGGCGCTCGAAGCCAGTACCACTGCCGAACGCCGCATCCAGACCCGCATCATCGAAGTGCCGGTGCTGTATGACGATCCCTGGACCAATGAAACCCAGGCGCGCTTCCGTGACCGCCATCAGGACCCGTCCTCCACCGATCTGCAATACGCGGCGCGCATCAACGGTTATGACGAGGTGCAAGCCTTCATCGCGGCTCATAGTGGCACGCCCTGGTTCGTCTCCATGGTCGGTTTCGTGGCAGGACTGCCCTTCATGTACCAGATGGTCGGGCAGGACAAGCAACTGCAGGTGCCCAAGTACCTGCGTCCCCGTACCGATACGCCCAGGCTGACGCTGGGACACGGTGGCTGCTTCGGCTGCATCTACTCGGTACGCGGCGCTGGCGGCTACCAGATGTTCGGCGTCACGCCCGCGCCCATCTACGATCCGGCGCAGGGCCTGCCCTATCTGCGGGAGTCGATGGTGTTCTTCCGTGCCGGCGACATCGTGCAGTTCAAGCCCATCGACCGTGCCGGGTATGACGCCGCCATCGCGGCGGTCGAGGCCGGCCGTTTCGACCTGCGCATCCGCGCGGCCAGTTTCGATCTCGATGCCTTCCAGGCCGATCCGACAGCCTGCATCCACGCTCTCAAGGAGGCCCTCCATGACGATTAA
- a CDS encoding Fic family protein, whose translation MLSFAPAYLAGLRFNSAQLSTLRALGEHRGKQLLYAAQSPEMLNDLRQVAVVESTESSTRLEGVVVAAHRLKPLVLKNAAPKSRSEQELAGYRDALNLIHESGEHMPFSASTLLQLHDRMYRYMPQTGGHWKGTNNDIIERHADGSSRIRFRPVAAHLTPMAMNDLIGAYRHALNQQLADPLVLVPLAILDFLCIHPFPDGNGRMARLLTLQLLYHFDYAVGRFISLERIIEESKESYYETLEASSRRWHKGKHDVAPWLNYFWGALLRAYKEFEERVGTIQRGRGAKGDRVRAEILKRRLPFSISEIELACPGVSRDMVRVVLRTMKAEGLIEPNGKGRSAKWQHRKRSITLD comes from the coding sequence ATGCTTTCCTTCGCTCCCGCCTATCTAGCAGGCCTGCGTTTCAATAGCGCACAGCTTTCCACGCTGCGCGCACTCGGTGAACATCGCGGCAAGCAATTGCTGTATGCCGCCCAATCCCCCGAGATGTTGAATGATCTGCGCCAGGTTGCCGTGGTCGAATCGACCGAATCATCGACGCGCCTGGAGGGTGTCGTCGTCGCGGCGCACCGGCTCAAGCCACTGGTGCTGAAGAACGCCGCGCCAAAGAGCCGATCCGAGCAAGAGCTGGCGGGCTATCGCGATGCGCTCAATCTGATCCATGAAAGCGGCGAGCACATGCCGTTCTCGGCCAGCACGCTGTTGCAGTTACATGACCGGATGTACCGGTACATGCCCCAGACAGGGGGGCATTGGAAAGGCACCAACAACGACATCATCGAACGCCACGCAGATGGCAGTTCGCGTATCCGCTTCCGCCCGGTCGCTGCGCATCTGACGCCAATGGCGATGAATGACCTGATCGGCGCCTATCGACACGCACTGAATCAACAACTGGCCGATCCTCTGGTGCTGGTCCCGCTGGCGATCCTGGATTTCCTCTGCATCCATCCCTTCCCTGACGGCAACGGGCGGATGGCACGACTGCTGACCCTGCAACTGCTCTATCACTTCGACTACGCGGTCGGCCGCTTCATCAGTCTGGAACGCATCATCGAGGAGTCCAAGGAAAGCTACTACGAAACCCTGGAGGCCAGCTCCCGCCGCTGGCATAAAGGAAAGCACGATGTCGCGCCGTGGCTGAACTATTTCTGGGGCGCCTTGCTGCGCGCCTACAAGGAGTTCGAAGAGCGGGTCGGTACCATCCAGCGCGGACGCGGCGCCAAAGGCGACCGGGTCCGCGCTGAAATCCTCAAGCGCAGGCTGCCGTTTTCCATCTCGGAAATCGAGCTGGCTTGTCCGGGCGTGAGCCGCGACATGGTGCGGGTAGTGCTGCGGACGATGAAAGCAGAAGGCTTGATCGAACCCAATGGCAAAGGGCGCAGCGCGAAGTGGCAACACCGCAAGCGCTCCATCACCCTGGACTGA
- a CDS encoding acetyl-CoA carboxylase: MAVQEVHSPLPGTFYRRSSPEAPPYAQEGDLIEAGAVIGLIEVMKQFTELQAEHGGTLVAFHVENGDPVEPGQLVAVIETAG; this comes from the coding sequence ATGGCAGTCCAAGAAGTGCACTCCCCTTTGCCCGGCACTTTCTATCGCCGGTCCAGCCCGGAGGCTCCACCCTATGCACAGGAAGGCGACCTCATCGAAGCCGGCGCCGTGATCGGCCTGATCGAAGTGATGAAACAATTTACGGAATTGCAGGCCGAGCACGGCGGCACATTGGTGGCCTTCCACGTCGAGAACGGCGATCCGGTCGAACCCGGCCAGTTGGTGGCCGTGATCGAGACGGCAGGTTGA
- a CDS encoding acetyl-CoA carboxylase biotin carboxylase subunit produces MSSSITKLLIANRGEIAVRILRAAQALGLPTVAACSEADTDSMAARMADEVQIIGPARADRSYLNTEALLQAARASGANAIHPGYGFLSENAAFAQAVTEAGLIFVGPDADTIRRMGDKAEARRTAASAGVPVVPGSPGELDDLAAALACAEQVGYPLLIKASAGGGGRGIRMARDAAELAREFPIAQSEAQAAFGSGAVYLERFIRRARHIEVQILGDGQRAVHLFERECSLQRRRQKVLEEAPSPALTPAQRQALCDSAVRLAEQLHYRGAGTLEYLFDDESGEFFFIEMNTRIQVEHPVTEMITGIDLVQAMLRIAGGEPLGLRQSDIRMQGAAVEMRINAEDPERNFFPCPGTVSDLHWPQGEGIRVESHLYTGYRIPPYYDSLLAKLVVHGKDRAQAIERAQAALAATRVGGMATTLPLHQWLLADARVQAARFDTGALETWLAERAAARTAQLEEA; encoded by the coding sequence ATGAGCAGCTCCATCACCAAACTCCTGATCGCCAATCGCGGCGAGATCGCCGTGCGCATCCTGCGCGCCGCGCAAGCCCTGGGCCTCCCCACCGTGGCCGCCTGCAGCGAGGCTGACACTGATTCGATGGCCGCGCGCATGGCCGATGAAGTCCAGATCATCGGACCGGCCCGCGCCGACCGCAGCTATCTCAACACCGAGGCACTGCTGCAGGCCGCACGCGCCAGCGGTGCCAATGCCATCCATCCCGGCTACGGCTTCCTCTCGGAGAATGCCGCCTTTGCGCAAGCGGTCACCGAGGCCGGGCTGATCTTCGTGGGGCCGGATGCCGATACCATCCGCCGCATGGGCGACAAGGCCGAAGCGCGCCGTACTGCGGCCTCGGCCGGCGTGCCGGTGGTGCCGGGATCGCCCGGTGAACTCGATGATCTTGCCGCTGCACTGGCCTGTGCCGAACAGGTCGGCTATCCCCTGCTGATCAAGGCCTCGGCGGGCGGCGGTGGTCGCGGCATCCGCATGGCGCGCGATGCTGCCGAACTGGCGCGGGAATTCCCCATCGCACAAAGCGAAGCGCAGGCCGCATTTGGATCAGGGGCGGTGTATCTGGAACGCTTCATCCGCCGCGCGCGCCACATCGAAGTGCAGATCCTGGGCGATGGTCAGCGCGCCGTACACCTGTTCGAACGCGAATGCTCGCTGCAACGGCGCCGCCAGAAGGTCTTAGAAGAAGCGCCCTCGCCCGCCCTCACACCCGCGCAGCGGCAAGCCCTCTGCGACAGCGCAGTGCGCCTGGCCGAACAGCTGCACTATCGTGGCGCCGGCACGCTGGAATATCTCTTCGATGACGAGAGCGGCGAGTTCTTCTTCATCGAGATGAATACGCGCATCCAGGTCGAGCATCCCGTCACCGAGATGATCACCGGCATCGATCTGGTGCAGGCCATGTTGCGCATTGCGGGCGGCGAGCCGCTCGGCTTGCGGCAATCCGACATCCGCATGCAAGGCGCCGCAGTGGAGATGCGCATCAACGCCGAAGACCCGGAGCGCAATTTCTTCCCCTGTCCAGGCACGGTGTCTGACCTGCACTGGCCGCAAGGCGAAGGCATCCGCGTGGAGAGCCACCTCTATACCGGCTATCGCATCCCGCCGTATTACGATTCGCTGCTGGCCAAGCTGGTGGTGCATGGCAAGGACAGGGCGCAGGCCATCGAACGCGCCCAGGCGGCCCTCGCCGCCACGCGGGTCGGCGGCATGGCCACCACACTGCCACTGCATCAGTGGCTGCTGGCCGATGCGCGCGTGCAGGCGGCGCGCTTCGATACCGGCGCACTGGAAACCTGGCTGGCCGAACGCGCAGCGGCCCGCACCGCGCAACTTGAGGAGGCCTGA
- a CDS encoding allantoin permease: MAGLSQTQNKEIDLSTHSVPASARMGKLSLTMAWWAVCSAIFYIVVGASLALTYGARNALIGMVLSVISYGLINACISRYAMRTGLSVALFSRILFGRLGASLATLIFFSTAIYYAVFEGSVIAVALHHLYPSLLYPVAALIVVLYSVPLVFGSVQHWLDKFNGVLLPFYLLGLLMALVLAVSQYGYQPQWLDFGPAVPPADGWWSCFTYYMGVWVLMMFTFDYARFGKPEDATYHGRFNFGMPFYLVTILLNGAAGIYLASSIPQDGPVSEVSVVMAILKLMGFWGLLFVWVTQTRINTANYYLATVNMQAFFGNLLGLRASRLVWAVVVGAVVYALMLADVFSYLLKALAYQGVFVVAWVGVALAHILTTGDHGTATDGTAGINRVGLGAWFCGVVLGFVLMETGGFWLSLSAPLTFVASMGVYALLQQRARAGKTLQAAE; this comes from the coding sequence ATGGCCGGCTTATCACAAACGCAGAACAAGGAAATCGACCTCTCCACCCACAGCGTCCCTGCCAGTGCGCGCATGGGCAAACTCTCGCTGACGATGGCCTGGTGGGCCGTCTGCAGCGCGATCTTCTACATCGTCGTGGGAGCCTCGCTGGCGCTGACCTATGGTGCCCGCAATGCCCTCATCGGCATGGTGCTCTCGGTCATCAGCTACGGGCTCATCAATGCCTGCATCAGTCGCTACGCCATGCGCACCGGCCTGTCGGTGGCCTTGTTCTCGCGCATCCTGTTCGGACGGCTGGGCGCCTCGCTGGCCACGCTGATCTTCTTTTCCACCGCGATCTACTATGCCGTCTTCGAGGGCTCGGTGATCGCGGTGGCGCTGCATCATCTCTACCCGTCGCTGCTCTATCCGGTGGCCGCGCTCATTGTGGTGCTCTACAGCGTGCCGCTGGTCTTCGGCAGCGTGCAGCACTGGCTGGACAAGTTCAACGGCGTGCTGCTGCCGTTCTACCTGCTGGGCCTGTTGATGGCCTTGGTGCTGGCGGTGAGCCAGTACGGCTACCAGCCGCAGTGGCTGGACTTCGGCCCGGCCGTGCCGCCGGCCGATGGCTGGTGGAGCTGCTTCACGTACTACATGGGCGTGTGGGTGCTGATGATGTTCACCTTCGACTACGCCCGCTTCGGCAAGCCCGAAGATGCCACGTATCACGGCCGCTTCAATTTCGGCATGCCCTTCTACCTGGTCACCATCCTGCTCAATGGCGCAGCCGGCATCTACCTGGCCAGCAGCATTCCACAGGATGGTCCGGTCTCTGAAGTGTCGGTGGTGATGGCCATCCTCAAGCTCATGGGATTCTGGGGATTGCTCTTCGTCTGGGTTACGCAGACGCGCATCAACACCGCCAACTACTATCTGGCCACGGTCAACATGCAGGCCTTCTTCGGCAACCTGCTGGGCCTGCGCGCCTCGCGTCTGGTATGGGCGGTGGTAGTGGGCGCGGTGGTGTATGCACTGATGCTGGCCGACGTGTTCTCCTACCTGCTCAAGGCGCTGGCCTATCAGGGTGTGTTCGTGGTGGCGTGGGTCGGGGTGGCGCTGGCGCATATTCTCACCACGGGCGACCACGGCACCGCGACCGATGGCACAGCGGGCATCAACCGTGTCGGGCTGGGCGCCTGGTTCTGCGGCGTGGTGCTGGGCTTCGTGCTGATGGAGACGGGCGGCTTCTGGCTGTCGCTGTCGGCACCGCTGACCTTCGTGGCATCGATGGGGGTGTATGCCTTGTTGCAGCAGCGCGCACGGGCAGGGAAAACCTTGCAGGCCGCAGAGTGA